The stretch of DNA AGATTTTGGACTCCATTGCTCCCATGACTTTTAGGCGTGTTAAGCCACAGACTGAGCCTTGGCTGAATGAGTCCACTCGTGCGCTCAGACGTGCATGTAGACAGGCGGAAAGGAAGTGGAAGAAGGACAAACTACAAATTAATTGGGATCTCCTCCGTGACTATCTCCTAACCTATCAGCATGCAGTGAAAGCTGCAAAAACTAAATATTTTTCCTCACTTGTTTCTGCTAATGCTCACAAACCACAGGctctttttaatgtatttgatTCTCTTGTCAGTCCGTGTGATGCTGCTTGTGTTGAGCCTTCTTTGTTGTGTGAGgattttctgcagttttttgttAATAAGATTGCTGTCCTTAGGCCCCCGTTAACTCAGTCTGTTCAGGACCCCTCAGTTCCTACAGCAGGCTCTGCGGTCTTTCAGCAGTTTGAGCCTGTTACTCTCTCCACAGTCACTGAAATAGTGGAACACTTGCGTCCTGCTAACTGTCCCTCTGACAGCATCCCATCCCGCCTGTTTAAGGAAGTTTTCACCTCAgttcagtcttttattttgcatCTATTAAATCAGTGTCTCAGCTGTTCCATCTTCCTTCAAACATGCCAGGGTGCAGCCCctcttgaaaaagaaaaatctggatCCCttgattttgtttaattttaggCCTATTTCTAAACTTCCTTTTATTTCCAAGGTTTTAGAGAAAGTCGTTTTTAACCAACTCCAAGAATTTTTACAGAGGGCCAATGTTTCTGAAttgtttcagtctggttttaaGTCTCTTCACAGCACCCAAACTGCTCTTCTAAAGGTTTTTAATGATCTTCTGTTAAACCTTGATTCTGGTAACTGTGTCTTTTTAATTCTCCTTGACCTGACAGCGGTGTTTGATACAGTGGATCACACAATCCTCCTACCGCGCCTTGAACACTGTGTAGGCATCAAAGGCACTGTTTTGAGTTGGTTCAGATCATACCTCTCTGAGAGATCTTTCTCTGTGCACATGGGACAGTTTTCCTCCTCCGTGGCCCCTCTGACATGCGGCGTCCCCCAGGGGTCAGTTCTGGGCCCTCTACTGTTCTCCCTCTATTTGCTACCCCTGGGGTCCATTTTTAGGAAGCATGGTATTCCCTTTCATAgctttgcagatgatgtgcaGGTGTATTTGCCGGTGAAGGCACCTACTAAAGACTCTCTTCAGGCTGTGCTGAACTGCATGAATGACATAAAAACGTGGATGGAcctaaactttttaaaattaaatgaaaacaaaacagaggttgTCCTGTTTGGCCGCCCTGACCTAGTGCAGGTCCTTGCCAGCTCCCTTGGCCCAGTAGCACCGTACATAAAATCCTATGCGAGGAatcttccatccatccattcatcttctgccgcttatccgggaccgggtcgcgggggcagcagtctaagcagggacgcccagacttccctctccccagacacttctgccagctcctcggggggaaccccaaggcgttcccaggccagccgagagacatagtccctccagcgtgtcctgggtcttccccggggcctcctcccggtggggcatgctcggaacacctccccagggaggcgtccagggggcatccgaaacagatgcccggATGCCAGGAATCTTGGTTTTATTATTGATGGTGATTTTAAACTGGACAAGCAGGTCAGTGCTGTGGTCAAGTCCAGCTTCTTTCAACTGAGGCTTTTAGCTAAGATTAAATCATATCTCAGCCAGAAAGACCTTGAGGAAGTTATCCATTCTTTTATTAGGTCTCGTTTAGATTACTGTAATTCACTGTATTTTGGCATTGATCAGTCTGAGCTTAACTGCATGACGCTCGTCCAGAACGCGGCAGCTCGCCTCCTAACTGGTAATAAAAACGTCAGCACATAACCCCGGTGCTCTCTTCTCTACACTGGCTCCCAGTTAGGtacagaattgattttaagattctcttatttgtttttaaatctctgaATGGGCTGGAGTACCTGTCTGACCTTGTCAAATTGCATCAGCCCTCCAGAGCCCTTAGGTCTGCTAACCATGTGGTCTTAGACGTGCCTCGATCCTTTAATGTTTAAAGCCCAACTGAAGACGCACTTGTTCACTTTAGCTTTGGCAGAGTATAATTACTTTTATTGGGTCTTTATTcgttgtacttttattttgttgtttttatgtttttatatgttatatgtcttttattgttgttattgcttgCTATTGCTTTTATTGCTCTGCttcttttactgtaaagcactttggaaggCCATcggctgttttaaatgtgctatacaaataaagctgGCATTGACATTGACATCACTAATCAATACTCAATATCCTGACAATAATCTTAtagggggagggtgggggtgggggtgggggggatgtTTTCTTATGTTGGCTGTTGGAGCTCTgaccttgtctctctctctgatcacctcctccagctgccGCAGGGTCTGCTTGTTCCTCTGCCGGTACATCTGAGCATCTCCCTTCAGCCGGGCGCAccgcagctccacctcctccttctcctcctgcgTCTGAAACCAAACACACCCCGTTCcgtctcagtctgtgtgtgtgtgtgtgtgtgtgtgtgtgcgtgtgtgtgcgtgtgtgtgtgtgtgtgctcaccctGGCTCGCTGCTCCTCGGCGCGGTGCAGCTCCCTTCTCAGTTTGAAGACGGAGGCGAGGAGGTTGTGGCTCGTCTTCGGCGGCTCCGCCTCCTTCTTCTGCTCCTgcgtctcctccctcctgtgctgcacctcctgcacctcctgcacctcctgctgctcctcccgCCTGCCGTGCAGGGAGGTGTGGGTGGGCGGAGGGGGGGTCCTGCCCTGCAGACGGACGGCCGGGTGGTGAGACGCTTCATGTGAGCAAACTGCCCTTTACGgctgattttcacttttttaaaatttatgaaAAATCCTTTCCTCGGCTGAGCAGGGaggtgacctgtctgtctgtctgtctcacctcctGCAGGGGTCTCAGTGTTCGTCGTCTCAGCAGGCGTGTCTCACTCTCTGCACGCATCAGAGTGTTTTTCAGACGCTCcaactggacacacacagacacacacacacaccagtcatcagtcaaacagcacagaaacaggCGGCAGACAGAACACAACAGGAAATGACGGTAACTGGGacagtttttttctccagaGTGAGACCTCTCTGGTGCGTCCTATCTCTGCTGCACGTGCTCAGTGCGCTCACCTCGATCTGCAGGTCGCGGTTGGCGAGCAGGGCGTGGTTCTTGTCCTGGCCCAGCGTGTTGATGTCGGCCATCAGGCTGTAGTTGTGATCTCTGAGCTGCCTGAGCTCCTCGCTGAGCCGCTCGCGCTCCTCCCGCAGCTTCTGCACGCGCTCAGTGAGGCGCCGCAGCTCGCGCtccctcagctgctgctgccgcgACCACGCCTCCTGCAGgccgcagcaacaacaacaacaacaacatcagcagcaacaacaacaacagcaacaacaacaacaacagacaacaacaacagcagcaacaacaacaacaacaacaacaacaacatcagcagcaacaacaacaacaacagcaacaacaacaacaacaacaatatcagcaacaacatcagcaacaacaacatcaacaacatcagcaacaacaacaacaacatcagcagcaacgacaacaacaacaacaacaacaacatcagcagcaacgacaacaacaacaacatcaacaacaacaacaacaacatcagcagcaacgacaacaacaacaacaacaacatcagcagcaacgacaacaacaacaacaacaacatcagcagcaacgacaacatcaacaacatcagcaacaacaacaacaacatcagcagcaacgacaacaacaacaacaacaacatcagcagcaacgacaacatcaacaacatcagcaacaacaacaacatcagcagcaacgacaacaacaacaacaacaacatcagcagcaacgacaacaacaacaacaacaacatcagcaacaacatcagcagcaacaacaacaacatcagcaacaacaacagcaacaacaacatcagaaacaacatcagcaacaacagcaacaacaacaacataagaaacaacatcagcaacaacatcagcaacaacaacaacaacatcagaaacaacatcagcaacaacaacaataacatcagcaacaacaacatcagcaacaacaacatcagaaacaacaacaaaaacaacatcagaaacaacaacagcaacaacatcagaaacaacaacaaaaacaacatcagaaacaacaacagcaacaacatcagaaacaacaacaaaaacaacatcagaaacaacaacaaaaacaacatcagaaacaacatcagcaacaacgacaacaacaacaacaacatcagcaagaacaacaacatcagaCAGAGGTTGTGTCCATGGCAACCTGATGGCCACGCCCACCTGGTCCTTGGCGACGGAGCAGGCCTGCTGGCGGCGTCTCCGCTCCTCCTGCAGCGCCCTCTGCAGGCGACTGAGCTCCGACATCAGGAACTGAGTCAGACCAGACTCACCTGcagtgtctgcacacacacacacacacacacacacacacacacacacacacacacacacacacacacacacacacacacacacacacacacacacacacgcatacacacacacaccacacacacacacacacacacacacacacacacaaacacacacaaacacacacacacacacacacacacacgcacacacacacacacacacacacacagacagacacacacacacacacacacacgcacacacgtgtgcacacaggTCAGTCATTTCAGTGACAAAGAATTCTAACCATTAAGATATAACTCACAGACTAatagacaggtagagagacaggcaggcagacaggcaggaagacaggtagacagacagacagacagacagacagacaggcagacagacagacaggcagacagacagacagacagacaggcaggcaggtagacagacaggcagacaggaagacagacagacagacagaaagacagacagacaggcaggcaggcaggcaggcaggcatacaggcagacagacagacagacagacaggcagacagacagacagacagacaggcaggcaggtagacagacaggcagacaggaagacagacagacagacagacagacagacaggcaggcaggcaggcagacagacagacagacaggcaggcaggcagacaggcaggcaggcagacagacaggccggcaggcagacagacagacagacaggtacctaTCAGGATGCTGAAGGTCCTGTTGGGCTCCTTCCCGGTGATGCGGCTGTAGAGCTGAGGATAGTCCAGCTCCAGGCTCTCCAGGAACGCCGTGTAACCTTTGACCCCCGTCCTGTACAGGATGTCCAGCAGGGCTcctgcagggcagacagacagggccgtcagacagacaggttggtCATGGGCGGGGCCCCTGCACATGTGGGGGTTAATTAAtgataattataaatacagttttaaagtttctttttctGGTGATCTTTGAggttttatttctatttttttttttttttgtattttttttttacactatattttttgtgtgctaattttatggtaaaatttaaaatcaaactTTAATAACTCTTTGCTCcattttgaataatttattACTAGTTTGCTTTCCCTGTTTGCGGAGGATTAATTAATGAACCCTTTAAGAGGCTGAGCTCGTCACTCAGGTGCAGCAGCTTCTCgctcaacaacaaaaactgaaacgTCTGTGTGGGCTGGGCCCAGCTGTGTGaggcctgacctctagtggtgaaacgTAGGTAAGGCAGGCGGCAGGTGATGCCCTCacctgtgtgttttccctccaaCAGGAAACTGAAGTAAAGACAGAAAAGTGAAAGcagctctttctcttttcagaGTAAAACGTCAAAACTGAAATCATCCTGCTGCTCACCGACTTTACGTCTCCGGATGACGAGCGCCGGGTCGTTGAAGATCTGCTCCTCATCCTCAGCACTgatcacctgacacacacacacacacacacacacacacacacacaaatcactgcACGTGATCAATAAGTCCTGATCAATAAGTCCTGATCAGTGAGTGCTGAGTGGCGGGGGGGCGGTACCTGACACTGGCGGAGGTACGGCGTGATGATTGACGGCTCGATGGTTTTGATCAGCAGCAGCCTGAACTCAtccagctgcagccagcagacgtcgtcctcacacacactgtccatcacacacacacacacacacacacacacacagtcagtcaccTGCTAGTTTGTACAGGctgacacacctgtctgtctgtctgtctgtctgtctgtctgtctgtctcggtctcagtctgtctctctgtccctctgatTTGCTGAATGAGGTTTTAACAGCAGTAGGTCTGAGGGGGAAGTTGCCtcag from Myripristis murdjan chromosome 9, fMyrMur1.1, whole genome shotgun sequence encodes:
- the card9 gene encoding caspase recruitment domain-containing protein 9, with amino-acid sequence MDSVCEDDVCWLQLDEFRLLLIKTIEPSIITPYLRQCQVISAEDEEQIFNDPALVIRRRKVGALLDILYRTGVKGYTAFLESLELDYPQLYSRITGKEPNRTFSILIDTAGESGLTQFLMSELSRLQRALQEERRRRQQACSVAKDQEAWSRQQQLRERELRRLTERVQKLREERERLSEELRQLRDHNYSLMADINTLGQDKNHALLANRDLQIELERLKNTLMRAESETRLLRRRTLRPLQEGRTPPPPTHTSLHGRREEQQEVQEVQEVQHRREETQEQKKEAEPPKTSHNLLASVFKLRRELHRAEEQRARTQEEKEEVELRCARLKGDAQMYRQRNKQTLRQLEEVIRERDKALASRAEQQEEVRLLLQEKDQHREQLRQLTERSDRLELLLLRAQGEELKLRTRLRRLTCNSHQGERSVSSDEEEEPAESTAKGSSEDVPSVTSGENEAPPRHDSAAEPGEPSPTASWEADLSDGHSRSKSRPNFLYRRKRALRSKVIRNEYAGCNLDDSSGTDITDSD